From Psychroflexus torquis ATCC 700755, the proteins below share one genomic window:
- a CDS encoding DUF2851 family protein: MQEAFLHSVWKYKKLDTSQLKTTRGESLQILNTGFHNETESGPDFFKAEIVIDGQHWVGNLEIHIISSDWYAHKHEVDSAYDNVILHVVWEEDVGIFRKDETLIPCLELKHYISAEQVLACESLLSNTTKQWINCETHFKDVDTFKLNNWLERLYIERLEDKNELILNLLKVSHNSWDEVGFKLMARAFGLNVNGEAFLQMSNAADFKVFQKCFQHPLQLEALCFGLGGLLNSDSEDVYFKKLRDEYGFLAQKFQLPTKVNSQLKYFRLRPDNFPTIRLSQFASLYHKKPNLFSELIQCKTKQELSNNLDAKVSSYWKTHYTFGKESKSKTKALSQSFKDLLIINTVLPLKFAYDKYKGQDDFETTIYPIITALKPEQNSITKGFDTLKTNVVGSALESQAFIQLKTKYCDLNRCLKCQVGLELIYS, translated from the coding sequence ATGCAAGAAGCCTTTCTTCATAGCGTTTGGAAATATAAAAAATTGGATACTAGCCAATTGAAAACAACGCGTGGAGAATCTCTCCAGATTTTGAATACAGGGTTTCATAACGAAACAGAATCTGGCCCTGATTTCTTTAAAGCTGAAATAGTCATCGATGGGCAACACTGGGTAGGAAATCTGGAAATACATATCATTTCATCAGATTGGTATGCCCATAAGCACGAGGTGGATTCTGCTTACGATAATGTTATTTTGCATGTGGTTTGGGAAGAGGATGTTGGCATATTCAGGAAAGATGAAACACTAATACCTTGTTTGGAACTTAAACACTATATCTCTGCAGAACAGGTTTTAGCTTGCGAATCTTTGTTAAGCAATACCACTAAACAGTGGATTAATTGTGAAACCCATTTTAAAGACGTGGATACTTTTAAACTTAATAACTGGCTAGAGCGACTCTATATAGAGCGTTTGGAAGATAAAAACGAACTAATTCTGAATTTATTAAAAGTGTCTCATAATAGCTGGGATGAGGTGGGCTTTAAGCTTATGGCCAGAGCTTTTGGCTTGAATGTAAATGGAGAAGCCTTTTTGCAAATGAGTAATGCTGCCGATTTTAAAGTCTTTCAAAAATGTTTTCAGCATCCTCTTCAATTGGAGGCGTTGTGCTTTGGATTAGGTGGACTATTGAATTCAGACTCAGAAGACGTTTATTTTAAAAAGCTTCGGGATGAATACGGCTTTTTAGCGCAAAAATTTCAGTTACCCACAAAGGTAAATAGTCAATTAAAATACTTTAGGCTTCGACCAGACAATTTCCCGACCATAAGGTTATCTCAATTTGCGAGCTTATATCATAAAAAGCCAAACTTATTTTCTGAGCTAATTCAGTGTAAAACCAAACAAGAATTAAGCAATAACTTAGACGCAAAAGTGTCTAGCTATTGGAAAACCCACTATACCTTTGGGAAAGAAAGCAAATCCAAAACGAAAGCCTTAAGTCAATCGTTTAAAGATCTTTTAATTATAAATACCGTTTTGCCTTTGAAGTTTGCTTATGACAAATACAAGGGACAGGACGATTTTGAAACGACTATTTATCCGATTATTACCGCCTTAAAACCAGAACAAAATAGCATCACCAAAGGATTTGATACCTTAAAAACCAATGTGGTGGGTTCTGCTTTGGAAAGCCAGGCTTTTATTCAATTAAAAACCAAGTATTGCGACCTTAATCGCTGCTTGAAATGCCAGGTCGGCCTAGAACTTATATACTCATGA
- the nusG gene encoding transcription termination/antitermination protein NusG, with translation MSETSLKKWYVVRSISGSENKVKDYIEKEISHQGLSDYVDDILVPTENVVQIRDGKKITKEKVYFPGYIMVNANLEGEVGHVIKNVNGVIGFLGETKRGDPVPMRESEVNRMLGKVDQLSTQKENVAIPFNIGESIKVVDGPFNSFTGTIDKINEDKRKLQVMVKIFGRKTPVELSYMQVEKI, from the coding sequence ATGTCAGAAACAAGTTTAAAGAAATGGTATGTGGTTAGATCCATTAGCGGTTCTGAGAACAAGGTGAAAGATTATATTGAAAAAGAAATCTCACACCAAGGTCTTAGTGATTACGTCGATGATATCCTCGTCCCTACAGAAAATGTGGTTCAGATCCGTGATGGAAAGAAAATAACCAAGGAAAAAGTTTATTTTCCGGGTTACATTATGGTAAATGCTAACCTCGAAGGAGAAGTTGGACACGTGATTAAAAACGTGAATGGGGTTATTGGATTTTTGGGTGAAACCAAAAGAGGAGATCCTGTCCCAATGCGTGAATCTGAAGTAAATAGAATGTTGGGTAAAGTCGATCAACTTTCTACACAAAAAGAAAATGTGGCTATACCATTCAATATTGGTGAATCTATTAAAGTAGTTGATGGTCCTTTCAATAGTTTTACTGGAACTATTGATAAGATAAATGAAGATAAACGAAAGCTCCAAGTTATGGTTAAGATCTTTGGTCGTAAAACACCAGTAGAACTTAGCTATATGCAAGTAGAGAAAATTTAA
- the secE gene encoding preprotein translocase subunit SecE, translating to MSNFKNYVSESYEELKNHVTWPTWAEGQKLMVIVAVFSILFSLAIWGIDEVFSGAVKQYFNWVKS from the coding sequence ATGTCAAACTTTAAAAATTACGTAAGCGAGTCTTACGAGGAATTAAAAAATCATGTGACTTGGCCAACTTGGGCTGAGGGACAAAAACTCATGGTTATTGTAGCTGTATTTTCAATCCTTTTTTCGCTCGCCATTTGGGGAATCGATGAGGTTTTTAGCGGAGCTGTCAAGCAATATTTTAATTGGGTTAAATCATAG
- a CDS encoding helix-hairpin-helix domain-containing protein: MNSSRKFRFGYTKGDRNGIFLFSLILTVGIATNYFSLNTLSDANTPFEFSKTADSLHRVVDSLKKQQSLEGQRVIYPFNPNFVNDYKGYTLEMTTDQIDRLHEFRAKKQWINSNVQFQKVTGVSDQWMTTYSPYFKFPDWVIERRQQDIKKPRRESLKYSEKKDLNTVEVDDLILVSGIGETLANRILRYRSQLGGFVNSIQLKDVYGLKSEVIERLEELIVLKTPLKIEKQDFNTISVLELSELPYFDYEMSRSIVNFIKLRENISNFEELSKIEGFPSYKLDRIQLYLEIIE, from the coding sequence ATGAACTCTTCAAGGAAATTCCGTTTTGGCTACACTAAAGGTGACCGAAACGGAATTTTTCTATTTAGCCTTATTTTGACTGTAGGTATAGCTACCAATTACTTTAGCTTGAATACATTATCTGATGCCAACACCCCCTTTGAATTTTCTAAAACAGCAGATTCTCTTCATCGCGTTGTAGATTCGTTAAAAAAACAACAAAGCCTTGAGGGTCAAAGAGTCATTTATCCTTTTAATCCTAATTTTGTAAATGATTATAAAGGTTACACTTTAGAAATGACTACCGACCAGATTGACAGGCTTCATGAGTTTAGAGCTAAGAAACAATGGATCAATTCCAATGTTCAATTTCAGAAAGTGACTGGGGTTTCCGACCAATGGATGACAACCTATAGTCCTTATTTTAAATTTCCAGATTGGGTGATTGAACGCCGACAACAAGACATCAAAAAACCGAGGCGCGAGTCATTAAAATATTCAGAAAAGAAAGACCTGAATACCGTTGAAGTTGATGATTTGATCTTGGTATCTGGAATAGGAGAGACCTTAGCCAATAGAATACTAAGGTATAGAAGCCAGTTAGGGGGTTTTGTCAATTCAATTCAACTTAAAGATGTGTACGGCTTAAAATCAGAAGTGATAGAACGTTTGGAAGAGCTAATCGTTTTAAAAACGCCTTTAAAAATAGAGAAGCAAGACTTCAATACTATTAGTGTGCTTGAGCTGTCTGAGCTTCCTTATTTCGATTATGAAATGTCTAGGAGCATAGTCAACTTTATAAAATTGAGAGAAAATATCAGTAATTTTGAAGAATTATCAAAAATTGAAGGGTTTCCAAGTTATAAATTAGACAGAATTCAATTATATTTGGAAATTATAGAATAA
- a CDS encoding acyl-CoA dehydrogenase family protein, with amino-acid sequence MDHMYFSEEHEMFRKSLKEFLQKEVVPHLDKWEEEGSIERFIWKKFGDMGYFALASPEKYGGLDLDLFYTIILLEELQKINSGGFAAAIWAHAYLAMTHVNKEGSEEIKEKYLSGSISGDMIGCLCITEPYGGSDVAGMKTTAVEKEDTFVINGSKTFITNGVYSDYLIVAAKTAPEKGGKGMSIFLVDRDTPGISATKLNKLGWRASDTAELAFDNVEIPKSHLMGERNQGFPYIMQHFALERLIMGVNGHARAEYALEYAIKYMSEREAFGQTIDKFQALRHKIAERSSEVEMAKAFNYTTAKRLDAGEYVVKEATMSKLLSTKIADEVIYDCLQMLGGYGYVEDYPLARMFRDSRLGPIGGGTSEILKEIIAKMVIDNKDYKPAT; translated from the coding sequence ATGGATCACATGTATTTTAGTGAAGAACATGAAATGTTCAGAAAGAGTTTAAAGGAATTCCTTCAGAAGGAAGTTGTTCCTCATTTAGATAAATGGGAAGAAGAAGGGAGCATAGAGCGTTTTATTTGGAAAAAGTTTGGAGATATGGGCTATTTTGCCCTAGCTTCTCCAGAGAAATATGGGGGCTTAGATTTAGACTTATTTTATACTATTATCCTTTTAGAAGAACTTCAGAAAATAAATTCAGGTGGTTTTGCTGCAGCGATATGGGCACATGCTTATCTAGCTATGACTCACGTCAATAAAGAAGGAAGTGAAGAGATAAAAGAAAAGTATCTATCAGGTTCTATTTCTGGAGACATGATTGGATGTCTCTGTATCACTGAACCTTATGGGGGCTCTGATGTTGCTGGAATGAAAACCACGGCGGTAGAAAAAGAAGACACTTTTGTGATCAACGGGTCTAAAACATTTATCACTAACGGCGTTTATTCCGATTACCTCATAGTAGCTGCTAAAACAGCTCCGGAGAAAGGAGGAAAGGGCATGAGTATTTTTCTAGTGGATAGAGATACACCTGGGATTTCTGCTACCAAGCTGAATAAGTTAGGTTGGAGGGCCTCCGATACGGCTGAGCTTGCTTTCGATAATGTTGAAATTCCTAAGTCACATTTGATGGGAGAGCGAAATCAAGGTTTTCCATATATCATGCAGCACTTTGCTCTTGAGCGTCTTATTATGGGTGTGAATGGTCATGCAAGAGCAGAATATGCCTTGGAATATGCGATTAAGTACATGTCGGAGCGTGAAGCCTTTGGACAGACTATCGATAAATTTCAAGCTTTAAGGCATAAAATCGCAGAGCGAAGTAGTGAAGTTGAAATGGCTAAAGCTTTCAATTATACAACTGCAAAACGTCTAGATGCTGGAGAATACGTTGTGAAAGAAGCAACCATGTCCAAGTTGCTTTCTACTAAAATTGCCGATGAGGTTATTTACGATTGCTTGCAGATGTTGGGTGGTTATGGTTATGTAGAAGACTATCCTCTAGCTAGAATGTTTAGAGATAGTAGATTAGGACCCATCGGTGGTGGTACTTCTGAAATTTTAAAAGAAATTATCGCCAAAATGGTGATTGATAACAAGGACTATAAGCCAGCTACTTAA
- the rplK gene encoding 50S ribosomal protein L11 has product MAKEVSKVVKLQVKGGAANPSPPVGPALGAAGVNIMEFCKQFNGRTQDKGGKILPVEITVYKDKSFDFVIKTPPAAVQLMEASKIKKGSGEPNSKKVGTVSWDQVKAIAEDKMQDLNAFSMESAMKMVAGTARSMGITVKGNAPF; this is encoded by the coding sequence ATGGCAAAAGAAGTAAGTAAAGTAGTAAAACTCCAGGTAAAAGGTGGTGCAGCAAACCCATCTCCGCCAGTTGGACCTGCTTTAGGTGCTGCTGGGGTAAATATCATGGAATTCTGTAAGCAATTCAATGGTAGGACTCAAGATAAAGGTGGGAAAATCCTTCCTGTAGAAATTACAGTATACAAGGATAAATCCTTTGATTTTGTAATTAAAACACCACCTGCAGCAGTTCAATTGATGGAAGCATCAAAAATAAAGAAAGGATCTGGCGAGCCTAATAGTAAAAAAGTTGGTACCGTATCATGGGATCAGGTGAAAGCTATAGCTGAAGATAAAATGCAAGATTTGAATGCATTTTCTATGGAATCTGCTATGAAAATGGTAGCTGGTACAGCCAGATCTATGGGAATAACTGTAAAAGGTAATGCACCATTTTAA
- a CDS encoding amino acid carrier protein produces the protein MVRNISLIVFLMFTVSLTFAQDLQVEETLINPSEQINDGQIELNVSGGIPPYTYEWSDAETPLSSAKSSHLTEGITHAVKVTDANGDFVEKSFEIKTESIVESFNGTFKPIVNSMGSVLFWDPFAAVGIYDPVVYTKEKLLFAPRWEPNTQNKFLLKQWLVQENETVKKGQDIAIIEVDGESEIVKAQANGKIDHLTMEGDYIYDPNNKQDVITQNAHKFGKITFDDPVALTHPNGTPLTKDIPFIVIWLIFGAAFFTFRMGFINIRGFKHALQLARGKYDEPNAPGRITHFQALATAVSATVGLGNIAGVAIAVSLGGAGATFWMVLAGFLGMSSKFVECTLGVKYRFINKEGRIFGGPMNYLRYGLEKRNMGKLGKFLAAFFAILAIGASFGGGNMFQANQSFAILSGQIPFLVGNGFWFGVFLMVLVGVVIIGGINSIAKVTGKVVPVMAGVYILGALVVIGINIDNLGPALNAIFSGAFTPTALKGGFIGVLVVGFQRAAFSNEAGVGSAAIAHSAAKTNHPPSEGFVALLEPFIDTVVVCTLTALVLIFTGMHEVEGVSGVQLTTDAFGSVISWFPYVLSVAVFLFAFSTMISWSYYGMRAWTYIFGRSNRSELIYKIIFLLFVVLGASVSLGAVLDFSDMMILAMSFPNIIGLYIMSGEVRKDLKEYMTKLKSGQIYKKEVLKK, from the coding sequence ATGGTAAGAAATATCAGTCTGATTGTTTTTCTAATGTTCACTGTTTCATTGACATTTGCTCAAGATTTACAAGTTGAAGAAACCTTAATTAACCCTTCAGAACAAATTAATGACGGTCAAATAGAATTGAATGTATCAGGAGGAATTCCTCCTTACACTTACGAATGGAGTGATGCAGAAACACCATTAAGTTCAGCTAAATCTAGTCATCTTACAGAAGGGATAACCCATGCTGTAAAAGTAACAGATGCCAACGGGGACTTTGTTGAAAAATCTTTCGAAATAAAAACTGAATCTATTGTAGAAAGTTTTAATGGTACGTTTAAACCTATTGTAAACAGCATGGGAAGTGTTCTGTTCTGGGATCCCTTTGCAGCAGTTGGTATTTACGATCCAGTAGTCTACACGAAGGAAAAATTATTATTTGCCCCACGTTGGGAACCTAATACTCAAAATAAATTTCTGCTCAAGCAATGGCTTGTCCAAGAAAATGAAACGGTCAAAAAAGGACAAGATATCGCCATCATAGAGGTTGATGGAGAAAGTGAAATTGTAAAGGCACAAGCCAATGGAAAAATAGATCACCTGACAATGGAAGGGGACTATATTTATGATCCTAATAATAAACAAGATGTCATTACCCAAAATGCTCATAAGTTTGGTAAAATTACATTTGATGATCCAGTAGCGCTGACCCATCCTAATGGAACTCCTTTAACTAAGGATATACCCTTTATAGTCATTTGGCTGATCTTTGGGGCGGCATTCTTTACCTTTAGAATGGGCTTTATCAACATTAGAGGTTTCAAACACGCTTTACAACTCGCCAGAGGAAAATACGACGAGCCTAATGCACCAGGTAGAATTACGCATTTTCAAGCTTTAGCAACTGCAGTTTCTGCTACTGTTGGACTTGGGAATATTGCGGGTGTAGCTATTGCTGTTTCCTTAGGAGGTGCTGGTGCTACTTTTTGGATGGTTCTTGCTGGTTTTTTAGGGATGTCTTCTAAATTTGTAGAATGTACCCTGGGTGTAAAGTATAGATTTATCAATAAAGAAGGCCGAATCTTTGGTGGTCCAATGAATTATTTGAGATATGGTCTTGAAAAACGGAATATGGGTAAATTGGGTAAATTTTTAGCAGCTTTTTTTGCTATTTTAGCTATTGGAGCTTCTTTTGGAGGAGGTAATATGTTCCAAGCCAATCAATCTTTTGCGATTTTGTCCGGTCAAATCCCATTTTTAGTAGGAAATGGCTTTTGGTTTGGAGTCTTTTTAATGGTGTTGGTAGGAGTTGTCATTATTGGAGGTATCAATAGTATTGCAAAAGTAACCGGTAAAGTAGTCCCGGTTATGGCTGGGGTTTATATCTTAGGAGCACTAGTGGTTATAGGGATCAACATTGATAATCTAGGCCCAGCTCTTAATGCAATCTTCTCTGGTGCATTTACACCTACAGCGCTTAAAGGTGGCTTTATAGGAGTGCTGGTTGTCGGTTTTCAAAGAGCAGCTTTTTCAAACGAGGCTGGTGTAGGTTCTGCTGCTATAGCTCACTCTGCTGCCAAAACTAACCATCCACCCTCAGAAGGCTTTGTTGCTTTATTAGAACCATTTATAGATACGGTGGTTGTTTGTACACTTACGGCTTTGGTATTGATCTTTACAGGGATGCATGAAGTAGAAGGAGTATCTGGTGTGCAATTGACAACTGATGCGTTTGGAAGTGTGATCTCATGGTTTCCATACGTCCTATCTGTTGCCGTATTCTTATTTGCTTTCTCTACAATGATATCTTGGTCTTACTACGGAATGAGAGCTTGGACTTATATTTTTGGAAGAAGTAATCGATCAGAATTGATTTATAAAATTATATTTTTATTGTTTGTAGTCTTAGGAGCTTCTGTGAGCCTAGGAGCTGTATTAGATTTCTCAGATATGATGATTTTAGCGATGTCTTTTCCTAATATTATTGGACTTTATATCATGTCTGGTGAAGTGAGAAAAGATTTAAAAGAATACATGACCAAGTTAAAATCAGGGCAAATCTATAAAAAGGAAGTTTTGAAAAAATAA
- a CDS encoding SGNH/GDSL hydrolase family protein: MKTFIALFLLITMTSTFAQDSLSYLALGDSYSIGEQVSEEESWPVLLTSFLNQQGYPVEKPEVIAVTGWRTDELQDFIASLHYKKESFDLVSLLIGVNNQYQKKPFKKFKSEFEDLLKTAIELSSQHNKGVFIVGIPDYSLSKFAQDEKLKKVSSRLKRYNRYIEKMSQRYNVVYFPMQQFSKPLHKEKLMLAEDLLHPSGLQYKAWVDSFKDEILSKVKSF; the protein is encoded by the coding sequence ATGAAAACATTCATTGCCCTATTTTTACTAATCACTATGACCTCTACTTTTGCACAAGATTCTCTTAGTTATTTAGCCTTAGGCGATTCCTATTCTATAGGAGAGCAGGTCTCTGAAGAGGAGTCTTGGCCTGTCCTATTGACCAGCTTTCTTAACCAGCAAGGATATCCTGTAGAAAAGCCTGAAGTTATTGCAGTCACAGGTTGGAGAACAGACGAGCTACAAGATTTTATCGCTTCGCTGCATTATAAGAAAGAGTCTTTTGACTTGGTTTCTCTGCTTATTGGAGTCAACAATCAATATCAGAAAAAACCTTTTAAAAAGTTTAAATCTGAATTTGAAGATCTTTTAAAAACTGCAATTGAATTAAGTAGTCAACACAACAAAGGTGTTTTTATAGTGGGTATTCCAGATTATAGTTTGTCTAAATTTGCTCAAGATGAAAAGTTAAAAAAAGTTTCTTCACGATTAAAACGCTACAATAGATACATCGAGAAAATGAGTCAGCGCTACAATGTGGTTTACTTTCCTATGCAACAATTCAGCAAACCCTTGCATAAAGAGAAACTCATGTTAGCCGAAGATTTATTACACCCAAGCGGACTTCAATATAAGGCCTGGGTAGATAGTTTTAAGGATGAAATCCTCTCTAAAGTAAAAAGTTTTTAA
- a CDS encoding tyrosine-type recombinase/integrase, producing the protein MIYIDSFLEYLLLEKKYAKLTIISYATDLAQFQVFILETYDTREMSEVNYPMIRQWIVGFIELGLTHKTINRKLSTLKTFFKFLLKIQVIAVNPMVQHKSLKLPKRQQEAFSVLELEKVSDYFEDVTFEGLRDHLIIELLYATGMRRQELIDLQLSSLDLKQQQLKVRGKRNKERLIPLLDSISFLIERYLQERSVLLPQGSQLFVTSKGKAIYPNLVYRVVHSYFEKVSTKKKLSPHLLRHAFATHLLDKGADISAIKDLLGHSSLASTEVYTHSNFKELSKAHQAAHPRSQGDE; encoded by the coding sequence ATGATATATATTGATTCTTTTTTAGAGTACCTCCTACTGGAAAAGAAGTATGCTAAGCTTACTATCATTTCTTACGCTACGGACTTAGCGCAATTTCAAGTGTTCATATTAGAAACATACGATACAAGGGAAATGTCTGAAGTCAATTACCCTATGATTCGACAGTGGATTGTTGGTTTTATAGAGTTAGGGTTAACACATAAAACCATCAACAGAAAGCTATCTACCCTCAAGACTTTTTTTAAATTTCTTTTGAAGATACAAGTGATAGCGGTGAATCCGATGGTGCAGCATAAGTCCTTAAAATTGCCAAAACGTCAGCAAGAGGCATTTTCCGTCCTTGAATTGGAGAAAGTTTCCGATTATTTTGAAGATGTCACCTTTGAAGGTCTTAGGGATCATCTTATCATTGAATTGTTGTATGCTACAGGGATGCGAAGGCAGGAGTTAATCGACCTTCAGTTAAGCAGTCTCGATTTAAAACAACAACAGCTTAAAGTGCGCGGTAAACGCAACAAAGAGCGACTCATTCCCTTGCTTGACTCTATCTCTTTTTTAATAGAGCGCTATTTGCAGGAAAGAAGTGTTTTGCTGCCTCAAGGGAGTCAACTCTTTGTTACTTCAAAGGGAAAAGCTATTTATCCGAATTTAGTTTATAGGGTGGTGCATTCTTATTTTGAAAAAGTATCTACAAAGAAAAAATTAAGTCCCCATTTATTAAGGCATGCCTTCGCTACGCATTTGTTAGATAAAGGAGCTGATATTTCAGCTATAAAGGATTTATTAGGACATAGTAGTTTAGCGTCTACAGAAGTTTATACCCATTCGAATTTTAAAGAGTTAAGCAAAGCTCATCAAGCCGCACATCCACGCTCACAGGGCGATGAGTAA
- the tuf gene encoding elongation factor Tu, with amino-acid sequence MAKEKFDRSKPHLNIGTIGHVDHGKTTLTAAITKVMADAGYSEASAFDQIDNAPEEKERGITINSSHVEYQTANRHYAHVDCPGHADYVKNMVTGAAQMDGAILVVAATDGPMPQTREHILLGRQVGIPRIVTFLNKVDLVDDDELLELVEMEVRDLLSFYEYDGDNAPVISGSALGALEGDEKWGKTVLDLMEAVDDYIELPERDIEKDFLMPIEDVFSITGRGTVATGRIETGVANTGDPVEINGMGAENLKSTVTGVEMFRKILNRGEAGDNVGILLRGIEKNQITRGMVIAKPGSVKPHAKFKAEVYILKKEEGGRHTPFHNNYRPQFYVRTTDVTGTINLPDGVEMVMPGDNLTITVDLIQAIALNVGLRFAIREGGRTVGAGQVTEII; translated from the coding sequence ATGGCAAAGGAAAAATTTGATCGATCCAAACCGCACCTTAATATAGGTACTATTGGTCACGTCGATCACGGAAAAACTACTCTTACAGCTGCTATTACTAAGGTTATGGCAGATGCTGGATATTCTGAAGCTAGTGCTTTTGATCAAATTGATAATGCACCTGAGGAGAAAGAGCGTGGTATTACCATCAACTCTTCTCACGTTGAATATCAAACAGCCAATCGTCATTATGCACACGTTGACTGTCCAGGTCACGCCGATTATGTGAAAAACATGGTTACTGGTGCTGCACAAATGGACGGTGCTATTTTAGTAGTAGCTGCAACTGATGGTCCAATGCCACAAACACGTGAGCATATTCTTCTAGGACGTCAGGTTGGTATCCCTAGAATTGTTACTTTCTTAAACAAGGTTGACCTTGTAGATGATGATGAGCTTTTAGAGCTTGTTGAAATGGAAGTAAGAGATTTACTTTCTTTTTACGAATATGATGGTGACAATGCTCCTGTTATTTCAGGTTCAGCTCTTGGTGCTTTAGAAGGTGATGAGAAGTGGGGCAAAACTGTCCTAGATCTTATGGAAGCAGTTGATGATTACATTGAATTGCCAGAAAGAGATATTGAAAAAGATTTCTTAATGCCTATTGAAGATGTGTTCTCAATTACAGGTCGTGGTACTGTTGCAACTGGTCGTATTGAGACTGGTGTTGCAAATACAGGTGATCCTGTCGAGATCAACGGTATGGGTGCTGAAAATTTAAAGTCAACAGTTACTGGAGTTGAAATGTTCCGTAAAATTCTTAATAGAGGTGAAGCAGGAGATAACGTTGGTATCTTGTTAAGAGGTATTGAAAAAAACCAAATCACTAGAGGTATGGTTATTGCAAAACCTGGTTCTGTTAAGCCACATGCTAAATTTAAGGCTGAAGTATATATCCTTAAGAAAGAAGAAGGTGGACGTCACACACCATTCCATAATAACTATAGACCACAGTTCTACGTAAGAACAACAGATGTTACAGGTACAATCAATCTTCCCGATGGAGTTGAAATGGTTATGCCTGGGGATAACTTAACAATTACTGTAGACTTAATTCAAGCAATCGCCTTAAACGTAGGTTTAAGATTCGCTATCCGTGAGGGTGGACGTACAGTTGGTGCTGGTCAGGTTACTGAAATCATCTAA
- the mnmD gene encoding tRNA (5-methylaminomethyl-2-thiouridine)(34)-methyltransferase MnmD, which translates to MKRSIITTKDGSKTIRLEDWDEHYHSTHGAIQESQHVYIEAGLDYYNDLYQPKTLKVLEAGFGTGLNALLSYFWAEHHGVSVDYTGLEAYPISNEEHLAMEYHRELVSASAQQVYEDLHKAKWEDWTSISKAFQLKKNKMFFSDLKLKQEVDIVFYDAFGPSVQPELWEAPLFWRFYEALTPGGFFVTYCVKGTARRALQAIGFEVDIIEGPPGKRHMMRAQKPCR; encoded by the coding sequence ATGAAACGCAGTATCATTACCACAAAAGATGGTTCCAAAACGATAAGACTTGAAGATTGGGATGAGCATTATCATTCTACTCATGGTGCTATCCAAGAATCTCAACACGTTTATATTGAAGCAGGTCTAGACTATTATAATGATTTGTACCAACCTAAAACTCTGAAAGTTCTGGAAGCTGGTTTTGGGACTGGTCTCAATGCCTTGCTGTCTTATTTCTGGGCGGAACACCATGGAGTTTCTGTGGATTATACTGGATTGGAGGCTTATCCAATTTCTAATGAGGAACACTTAGCAATGGAGTACCACAGAGAACTTGTCTCTGCATCTGCTCAACAGGTCTATGAAGATTTACATAAGGCGAAATGGGAAGACTGGACATCGATTTCCAAGGCCTTTCAGCTCAAGAAAAATAAGATGTTTTTTTCCGATTTAAAGTTAAAACAAGAGGTGGATATCGTCTTTTATGATGCTTTTGGTCCAAGTGTCCAGCCTGAATTATGGGAAGCTCCACTATTTTGGAGGTTCTATGAGGCCTTGACTCCAGGAGGTTTTTTTGTTACCTATTGCGTAAAAGGAACCGCCAGAAGAGCTTTGCAAGCTATTGGCTTTGAGGTGGATATTATAGAAGGTCCTCCGGGGAAACGGCATATGATGAGAGCTCAGAAACCTTGCCGTTAA